Proteins co-encoded in one Armatimonadota bacterium genomic window:
- a CDS encoding peptide ABC transporter substrate-binding protein, with protein sequence MVVVLMPLRGNSAPTELPRRGGTLVVGIWQEPVTLLWPQHATPYAMSMMVMTTINDPLIAVDDQNRFVPRLLREVPTRDNGGIALDGMTYTLKLRPGLRWHDGQPVTLRDFAFTWRWITDPGSGAVYRRGWDSITSVDVAADGLTATVRLKNLYVPFLENVLAHGFLLPEHVLTRTAPREFARRPVGTGPFRFVEWLSGSHITVERNPAYWQQGKPYLDRIVFKVVPDRAVMLAQAQTAEVQIGINFSEAQLGDLERLRDVRLVNVFPATLERWLFNLNDPRDLSQPHPIFADVRARQAVVFATDRVTMIKTILRGATTEAVNMLQNTPWFAKDLKPYPVDPARARELLDRAGWRLGPDGIRVKEGVRFSFVHSTTAGDPTREAMQVVMQQNLREVGIEMRIQNYPPPRFFGSWATGAVLYRRQWDMAGHANGLTGLDPDLYTWWHSSQIPSERRPTGFNFTGFWTPSLDRVLEELNETPDPKRRRALLDRAQRMVYNSYALMPMFNRILINSVHHRVRGLRPSNPQAFVGLFWNSEEWWMTR encoded by the coding sequence GTGGTCGTGGTCCTGATGCCCTTGCGCGGTAACTCCGCGCCCACCGAGCTCCCGCGCCGTGGCGGTACGCTGGTGGTCGGCATCTGGCAGGAGCCCGTCACGCTCTTATGGCCGCAGCACGCCACCCCGTACGCGATGTCGATGATGGTGATGACGACCATCAACGATCCGCTGATCGCCGTGGACGATCAGAATCGCTTCGTCCCGCGGCTGCTGCGGGAAGTGCCGACGCGGGACAACGGCGGCATTGCCCTGGATGGAATGACGTACACGCTGAAGCTACGTCCCGGCCTGCGCTGGCATGACGGGCAGCCGGTGACGCTGCGGGACTTCGCATTCACCTGGCGGTGGATCACCGATCCGGGAAGTGGCGCTGTCTACCGTCGCGGCTGGGACAGCATCACTAGCGTCGACGTGGCCGCCGACGGGCTAACGGCCACTGTGCGTCTCAAGAACCTGTACGTGCCGTTCCTCGAAAACGTACTTGCGCATGGTTTCTTGCTCCCCGAGCACGTGCTGACGCGCACTGCGCCGCGGGAGTTTGCACGTCGGCCGGTCGGCACCGGGCCCTTCCGGTTCGTCGAGTGGCTTTCTGGTTCCCACATTACGGTCGAGCGCAATCCAGCGTACTGGCAGCAGGGGAAGCCGTACTTGGACCGCATCGTGTTCAAGGTCGTGCCGGATCGTGCTGTGATGCTGGCGCAGGCCCAGACGGCGGAGGTACAGATAGGTATCAACTTCTCCGAGGCGCAGTTGGGTGATTTGGAGCGGCTGCGCGATGTGCGCCTCGTCAACGTCTTCCCAGCGACACTGGAACGGTGGCTGTTCAATCTGAACGACCCACGGGATCTCAGCCAACCGCATCCAATCTTTGCAGACGTGAGGGCGCGGCAGGCAGTGGTCTTTGCCACCGACCGCGTCACGATGATCAAGACGATTCTGCGGGGGGCAACCACCGAGGCCGTCAACATGCTGCAAAACACGCCGTGGTTTGCTAAGGACCTCAAGCCGTACCCGGTGGATCCCGCACGGGCTCGGGAGCTGCTGGACCGTGCGGGGTGGCGGTTGGGACCTGATGGTATTCGGGTCAAGGAGGGGGTGCGGTTCAGCTTCGTCCATTCAACCACCGCCGGCGATCCGACGCGTGAGGCGATGCAGGTTGTCATGCAGCAGAACCTCCGCGAGGTTGGCATCGAGATGCGTATCCAGAACTACCCGCCGCCGCGATTTTTCGGATCATGGGCGACCGGTGCCGTGCTCTATCGTCGCCAGTGGGACATGGCCGGGCATGCGAACGGGCTGACGGGGCTCGATCCCGACCTGTACACCTGGTGGCACTCGAGCCAGATACCTTCAGAGCGCCGGCCAACAGGGTTTAATTTCACTGGCTTCTGGACTCCCTCGTTGGACCGGGTGCTGGAGGAACTCAACGAGACGCCCGATCCAAAACGGCGACGTGCGCTGCTGGATCGCGCACAACGCATGGTCTACAACAGCTACGCCCTGATGCCGATGTTTAACCGCATCCTCATCAACTCGGTCCACCATCGGGTGCGCGGACTGCGGCCCAGCAACCCGCAGGCGTTCGTGGGGCTGTTCTGGAACAGTGAGGAGTGGTGGATGACGCGCTAG
- a CDS encoding ABC transporter permease, producing the protein MPSWTQRSAMTCAGERRLVQAVVARRVSPPMSPLWAAGRRFARHRLAVVGFGILLAVVGMATVGPTLVPRDLAYRPEPGRMFMPPGAAHPLGTDEVGRDVLARLVVGARVSLTVGVLAMVVAITVGTTFGAAAGFYRGWVDAVLMRASEVLLSLPRLFLLIVLAAFFGPSVPTLVLVIGGLSWMESFRVIRASVLALREREFVQAARALGATDAFLIRRHILPNTMAAVVVGATLGVGNALLTEATVSYLGLGVQPPDPSWGNMLYAAQKYLLQAPHVAIPPGLLIFVTVLGTNFVGDGLRDALDPRVTRTGA; encoded by the coding sequence ATGCCTTCCTGGACCCAACGATCCGCTATGACGTGCGCGGGTGAGCGCAGGCTGGTGCAAGCAGTGGTGGCACGACGAGTATCACCGCCAATGTCGCCTTTGTGGGCAGCCGGGCGTCGCTTCGCACGACACCGGCTGGCGGTGGTGGGGTTTGGCATTCTGCTGGCCGTCGTTGGTATGGCAACGGTGGGGCCCACGCTCGTGCCTCGCGACCTCGCGTATCGACCGGAGCCCGGCCGGATGTTCATGCCACCTGGGGCTGCGCACCCGCTGGGTACCGACGAGGTGGGGCGCGATGTGCTGGCTCGCCTAGTGGTTGGTGCGCGTGTGTCGCTCACCGTGGGTGTGCTCGCCATGGTGGTGGCCATTACGGTCGGTACGACGTTCGGCGCGGCCGCGGGTTTCTACAGGGGATGGGTGGACGCGGTGTTGATGCGAGCCAGCGAGGTGTTGCTGAGCCTGCCGCGTCTGTTCCTCCTCATCGTCCTTGCCGCATTCTTCGGTCCCAGCGTGCCCACCCTGGTGCTCGTGATCGGTGGGCTGTCCTGGATGGAATCGTTTCGGGTTATCCGTGCGAGCGTGCTTGCCTTGCGCGAGCGGGAGTTCGTCCAGGCCGCACGCGCGTTGGGGGCCACCGACGCCTTCCTCATCCGTCGGCACATCCTGCCGAATACGATGGCCGCCGTCGTGGTGGGCGCGACGCTGGGTGTCGGGAACGCACTGCTGACCGAGGCGACGGTCAGCTACCTGGGTCTCGGTGTACAACCACCGGACCCGTCGTGGGGTAACATGCTCTATGCTGCGCAGAAGTACCTGCTGCAAGCGCCGCATGTGGCGATCCCCCCGGGGCTGTTGATCTTCGTCACCGTCCTGGGTACCAACTTCGTCGGCGATGGCCTGCGGGACGCCCTGGATCCGCGGGTGACGAGAACCGGCGCATGA
- a CDS encoding ABC transporter permease, giving the protein MTRYLVGRALQFLPTLLVVAALAFYLIRSVADPLAMYVQDPGMRPEDVARLRAHHGLDRPLPMQFLYWLRDMATGDWGTSLYVQQPVFSLILERLPNTLLLMGSAFALSLTVAVPLGIYSAVRRYSWADYLLTGAAFAAYATPSFWLGILLILFFNVQFSAWGLPALPAGGMYDLAAGRSFLSMVRHLILPTLVLSVLPVTTYTRYLRSAMIEILEMDYIRTARAKGLSPRTVHVRHAFRNACAPLVALISLDIPRLFSGALVTEQVFAWPGMGRLFVDHAFRGDYPVLMGLVVCVAGLVALASLIADLLYAFLDPTIRYDVRG; this is encoded by the coding sequence GTGACGCGCTACCTGGTCGGGCGTGCCCTGCAGTTCCTCCCCACTCTGCTGGTGGTGGCCGCGCTGGCCTTTTACCTGATTCGGAGCGTTGCTGACCCGCTGGCCATGTACGTCCAGGATCCCGGCATGCGTCCGGAAGACGTGGCGCGACTACGGGCGCACCACGGCCTGGATCGGCCCCTGCCGATGCAGTTCCTCTACTGGCTCCGCGACATGGCTACGGGCGACTGGGGGACGTCGCTGTACGTGCAACAGCCGGTGTTCAGCCTCATCCTGGAGCGGCTGCCCAATACGCTGCTGCTCATGGGGTCGGCGTTCGCGCTCAGCCTGACGGTAGCGGTGCCGCTGGGCATCTACTCGGCAGTGCGGCGCTATTCATGGGCGGACTATCTACTCACCGGTGCAGCGTTTGCCGCCTATGCCACCCCCTCGTTTTGGTTGGGCATACTGCTGATTCTGTTCTTCAACGTGCAGTTTTCCGCCTGGGGGTTGCCCGCGCTCCCCGCGGGCGGCATGTACGACCTGGCGGCGGGAAGATCGTTTCTGTCGATGGTGCGCCACTTGATTCTTCCCACACTCGTCCTCAGCGTCCTTCCTGTGACGACCTACACCCGATACCTGCGATCGGCGATGATCGAGATACTTGAGATGGACTACATCAGAACGGCGCGCGCCAAGGGACTGTCACCACGCACCGTGCACGTGCGCCATGCGTTTCGTAACGCGTGTGCGCCTCTTGTGGCATTGATCTCCCTGGACATCCCTCGGCTGTTTTCCGGGGCGCTCGTCACGGAGCAGGTTTTTGCCTGGCCGGGCATGGGGCGCTTGTTCGTCGACCATGCTTTTCGTGGCGACTACCCTGTGCTCATGGGGCTTGTCGTTTGTGTGGCGGGGCTTGTGGCACTGGCCAGCCTGATCGCCGACCTCCTTTATGCCTTCCTGGACCCAACGATCCGCTATGACGTGCGCGGGTGA
- a CDS encoding adenine deaminase C-terminal domain-containing protein yields MNDIVDSAAARVACWRVAQGKEPADLIISGARLVDVHTGEIYPADVAIKGPRIAATGDVSYTMGPRTHVYDATGKFLTPAFIEGHIHATGCQVSLTELAKVLVAHGTTVICTDLYEAAVVGGLEAMRFCLDELNQTPLRTLLTVGYQMYLQNEKFGHTGKISGDDMLACYDWPETVGISEWIYDMVDRNDPYVQLLFQRMLRERRLLVGHAHSYPLPAVQAYACVNGYSDHEAVSADDALEKLRRGYKVMIKQNGAVDFMEPILRLVVERRVNSRYISFSTDHDTPDHLYRRGHLDEQIRIAIRLGVDPVTAIQMASLNNAEYFRVHDDYGSIAPGKMADVCVVDALDETFPVAAVFARGTLVAERYRYTAPLEAPAYPAGWQATMKVGKTVALDDVRIGAPSGLQQVRVRVIGCPHPLFRTETRSAVLPVRDGAVQPDLAHDILKVVVFDRHHGSGRVGKGFVQGVGLRAGAVGASWTPGVEDLTVIGTNDEDIVTAANAIVAAGGGFAAARGGRIIGQVEMPLLGVMAAEPLEVVVEKFERLNAAIAVELQAPREVWRPVAFISMPRAIPSLKICCAGLVEVAPGRAEGVGLFLP; encoded by the coding sequence ATGAACGACATTGTTGACAGCGCCGCAGCGCGCGTCGCCTGCTGGCGTGTGGCGCAAGGCAAGGAGCCGGCTGACCTCATCATCAGCGGTGCGCGGTTGGTGGACGTACACACCGGTGAAATCTACCCTGCCGATGTCGCCATCAAGGGGCCACGGATCGCTGCGACCGGCGATGTCAGCTACACGATGGGCCCTCGGACTCACGTGTACGATGCGACCGGCAAGTTCCTGACCCCCGCGTTCATCGAGGGGCACATCCACGCCACAGGTTGTCAGGTGTCCCTTACCGAGCTGGCAAAGGTCCTCGTGGCGCACGGCACCACTGTGATCTGCACTGATCTGTACGAAGCCGCCGTCGTTGGCGGCCTGGAGGCCATGCGGTTCTGTCTCGACGAACTCAATCAGACGCCGCTGCGAACGCTCTTGACGGTGGGCTATCAGATGTACTTGCAAAACGAGAAGTTCGGCCACACGGGGAAGATTTCCGGAGACGACATGCTGGCCTGCTACGACTGGCCGGAGACTGTGGGGATCAGCGAGTGGATCTACGACATGGTTGATCGCAACGATCCCTATGTACAGCTGCTCTTCCAGCGAATGCTTCGTGAGCGCCGACTTCTGGTGGGGCACGCTCACTCCTACCCGCTGCCGGCGGTCCAGGCCTATGCGTGCGTCAACGGGTACTCTGACCACGAGGCGGTAAGCGCCGATGATGCGCTGGAGAAGCTCCGGCGAGGATACAAGGTGATGATCAAGCAGAACGGCGCGGTCGACTTCATGGAACCGATTCTGCGGCTGGTGGTCGAGCGCCGCGTGAACAGTCGCTACATCTCATTCTCCACGGACCACGACACGCCGGACCATCTCTACCGACGGGGACATCTGGACGAGCAGATTCGGATCGCCATCCGGCTAGGAGTGGATCCCGTGACGGCGATCCAGATGGCGAGCTTGAATAACGCCGAGTACTTTCGCGTGCACGACGACTACGGCAGCATTGCGCCCGGCAAGATGGCCGACGTGTGCGTCGTTGACGCTTTGGACGAAACCTTCCCAGTGGCCGCAGTGTTCGCGCGCGGAACCTTGGTCGCGGAACGTTACCGTTACACGGCGCCGCTGGAGGCACCGGCATACCCTGCGGGCTGGCAGGCGACCATGAAGGTTGGGAAGACCGTGGCGCTCGACGACGTACGCATCGGAGCACCCTCCGGCCTTCAGCAGGTGCGGGTCCGCGTCATCGGGTGCCCGCATCCCCTCTTCCGAACCGAGACACGAAGCGCGGTGCTGCCCGTACGTGATGGCGCGGTGCAGCCCGATTTGGCGCATGACATTCTGAAGGTGGTCGTGTTCGACCGCCACCACGGGTCAGGCCGGGTTGGAAAGGGTTTCGTTCAGGGCGTGGGGTTGCGCGCCGGAGCCGTGGGGGCGTCGTGGACCCCGGGCGTGGAGGATCTGACGGTCATCGGCACCAACGACGAGGACATCGTGACCGCGGCAAACGCCATTGTGGCGGCTGGCGGCGGATTCGCTGCGGCGCGGGGAGGACGGATTATTGGCCAGGTGGAGATGCCGTTATTGGGTGTTATGGCCGCAGAACCGTTGGAGGTCGTGGTCGAGAAGTTCGAGCGGTTGAACGCAGCCATAGCGGTGGAACTGCAGGCGCCCCGTGAAGTGTGGCGGCCTGTGGCGTTCATCTCCATGCCCCGAGCCATTCCGTCCCTGAAGATTTGTTGTGCCGGGCTCGTGGAGGTCGCGCCGGGACGGGCGGAGGGGGTAGGGTTGTTCTTGCCGTGA
- a CDS encoding DEAD/DEAH box helicase yields MSAVFHPLVARWFAGRFAAPTPPQAAGWAEIARGRDVLIAAPTGSGKTLAAFLWAINGLVEAATRGALRDETAVVYVSPLRALSNDIERNLHDPLAGIRALAAHDGLALPELRVAVRTGDTPGHQRARMGRRPPHILITTPESLYILLTAERSRQWLQTARVVIVDELHAVAGDKRGAHLALSLERLDLLAGTRLQRIGLSATQRPIEEIARWLVGTARLHPDGTPDCAVVDMGHQRAWQLSIEVPQQPLGAIATHDHWAEVYDRVAALATAHRTTLVFVHTRRLAERVAHQLTQRLGPGRVATHHGSLARHVRLDAEQRLKTGQVPVVVATASLELGIDIGEVDLVCHLGAPRSLAQLVQRVGRSGHGIDAVPRGVLFPLTRDDLLQSAAAVYAVRAGQLDRTVLPDAPLDVLAQQIVATVAAQEISEEALWTMVRRAYPYRGLSRAAFEQVVAMLADGIAARQGRTGAYLHRDRVHGMLRPRRGARLAAITSGGAIPETADYDVVEDPTGVTVGKVNEDFAVESQAGDIFLLGNQSWQIRRVEAGTVRVTNAHGAPPSIPFWLGEAPGRTPELSAAVSALRERLAAGLADREATIAWLVEETGVDRWGAEQLVAYAADTIAVLGVMPSQRTVVAERFFDEAGGMQLVLHAPFGSRITRAWGLALRKRFCLTFDFELQAAATDDGIVLSLGEQHAFPLESVFAFVRTATVEADLVQALLASPLFTTRWRQNATRALAVLRYRGGRRVPMPIQRMRAEDLLAAVFPAQVACQDNHAGPITPPDHPLVTETIRNGLYEAMDLQGLRAVIGALERGEIRTVAVETPAPSPASHEILHANPYAFLDDAPLEERRARAVRVRRLAPELAAGVGALDDAAIARVRAEAWPPVRDPEELHDLLLTVGLLPVDDAPAWTPFAQALAAAGRATLVTWDDARGRAHRAWVATERLALVRTVYPDATCAPEVSGAACGAPAPDSPEAALMALVHGWLQVIGPTTAAALADRLGLPVRGVEQALLGLEAQGVALRGRFTSDVEELEWCERRLLARIHRLTLGRLRAEIDPVPAAEFMRFLFRWQHAHPGTQLHGRDGLLAVIGQLQGLELPAPAWEATVLPLRVRAYDPADLDALCLAGTVTWGRLSGGAESPPADAHAAPRRGRPPRPLRTAPLSFVLRDDLPALLDPHRSARTQVKLSPAAREVVAHLAAHGASFFPEIVRAVRRSPTEVEDALWELVRRGWVSGDGMAGLRRLLRGPSPHRRRPTYAAGSGSGWSRAGGHPEGSLAGPAADRSWTGWSLRMHARSLPTGRWALWPAGDERTPAGERAEAWARQLLRRWGIVLREVLTREHAAPPWRVLLEVYRRWEAQGLVRGGRFVAGFVGEQFALPEAVEALRVVRRTPAAGEVAVVAAADPLNLVGVLLPGARVAPTADLAIAFRDGAPLDAGPPGAVLRRLQPSLPPPPSARTQG; encoded by the coding sequence GTGAGCGCAGTCTTCCATCCCCTGGTCGCCCGCTGGTTCGCCGGGCGATTCGCCGCGCCCACGCCCCCGCAGGCCGCAGGCTGGGCGGAGATCGCCCGGGGGCGCGACGTGCTGATCGCCGCGCCCACCGGATCGGGCAAGACGCTGGCGGCGTTCCTGTGGGCGATCAACGGCCTGGTCGAGGCCGCGACGCGCGGCGCGCTGCGCGACGAGACCGCCGTGGTCTACGTCTCGCCGCTGCGGGCCCTCAGCAACGACATCGAGCGCAACCTGCACGACCCGCTGGCGGGCATCCGCGCCCTGGCTGCACACGACGGCCTGGCCCTGCCCGAGCTCCGCGTGGCGGTGCGGACCGGCGACACACCAGGGCACCAGCGGGCGCGGATGGGCCGCCGGCCCCCGCACATCCTGATCACGACCCCCGAGTCTCTCTACATCCTGCTCACCGCCGAGCGGAGCCGGCAGTGGTTACAGACCGCCCGCGTGGTCATCGTCGACGAGCTCCACGCCGTCGCCGGCGACAAGCGCGGCGCCCACCTGGCGCTGTCGCTGGAGCGCCTGGATCTGCTGGCGGGCACGCGTCTGCAGCGCATCGGCCTGTCGGCCACGCAGCGGCCGATCGAGGAGATCGCGCGGTGGCTCGTGGGCACCGCGCGGCTGCACCCCGACGGCACTCCCGACTGCGCCGTCGTCGACATGGGCCACCAGCGCGCCTGGCAGCTCTCGATCGAGGTCCCCCAGCAGCCCCTGGGGGCGATCGCCACCCACGACCACTGGGCCGAGGTCTACGACCGGGTGGCCGCGCTGGCCACGGCGCATCGCACGACGCTGGTGTTCGTCCACACCCGCAGGCTCGCCGAACGGGTGGCACACCAGCTCACCCAGCGCCTCGGCCCCGGCCGCGTCGCCACCCACCACGGAAGCCTGGCGCGCCACGTGCGGCTGGACGCCGAGCAGCGGCTGAAGACCGGCCAGGTGCCCGTGGTGGTCGCCACCGCGTCGCTGGAGCTGGGCATCGACATCGGGGAGGTGGACCTGGTCTGCCACCTGGGCGCCCCCCGCTCGCTGGCCCAGCTGGTGCAGCGCGTGGGCCGGTCGGGCCACGGCATCGACGCCGTGCCCCGCGGCGTCCTCTTCCCCCTCACCCGCGACGATCTGCTGCAGAGCGCGGCGGCGGTGTACGCCGTGCGCGCGGGCCAGCTCGACCGCACGGTGCTCCCCGACGCGCCGCTGGACGTGCTGGCGCAGCAGATCGTGGCCACGGTGGCCGCGCAGGAGATCTCCGAGGAGGCCCTGTGGACCATGGTCCGCCGGGCCTACCCCTACCGGGGGCTGTCCCGCGCGGCGTTCGAGCAGGTCGTCGCGATGCTCGCCGACGGCATCGCAGCGCGCCAGGGCCGGACCGGCGCGTACCTCCACCGCGACCGCGTCCACGGCATGCTGCGCCCCCGGCGCGGCGCGCGCCTAGCGGCCATCACCTCGGGCGGCGCCATTCCCGAGACCGCGGACTACGACGTGGTCGAAGATCCCACCGGCGTCACGGTCGGCAAGGTCAACGAGGACTTCGCCGTGGAGAGCCAGGCCGGGGACATCTTCCTGCTGGGCAACCAGTCGTGGCAGATCCGACGCGTCGAGGCGGGCACGGTGCGGGTGACCAACGCGCACGGGGCGCCCCCGTCCATCCCGTTCTGGCTGGGCGAGGCGCCAGGCCGGACGCCCGAGCTGTCCGCCGCGGTGTCGGCGCTGCGCGAACGTCTGGCGGCCGGGCTCGCCGACCGGGAGGCCACCATCGCCTGGCTGGTGGAGGAGACCGGCGTCGACCGGTGGGGCGCCGAGCAGCTCGTGGCGTACGCGGCGGACACCATCGCCGTCCTGGGCGTGATGCCCAGCCAGCGCACCGTGGTGGCCGAGCGGTTCTTCGACGAAGCGGGCGGCATGCAGCTGGTCCTCCACGCGCCCTTCGGCAGCCGGATCACCCGGGCGTGGGGGCTGGCGCTGCGCAAGCGCTTCTGCCTGACCTTCGACTTCGAGCTGCAGGCGGCCGCCACCGACGATGGGATCGTGCTGTCGCTGGGCGAGCAGCACGCGTTCCCGCTGGAGAGCGTCTTTGCCTTCGTGCGCACCGCCACGGTGGAAGCCGACCTGGTGCAGGCGCTGCTGGCCTCGCCGTTGTTCACCACCCGCTGGCGGCAGAACGCGACCCGGGCACTGGCGGTCCTCCGGTACCGGGGCGGCCGGCGCGTGCCGATGCCCATCCAGCGCATGCGCGCCGAAGACCTCCTGGCCGCGGTCTTCCCCGCGCAGGTGGCGTGCCAGGACAACCACGCCGGTCCGATCACCCCGCCGGACCACCCGCTCGTCACCGAGACGATCCGCAACGGGCTCTACGAGGCCATGGACCTCCAGGGCCTGCGGGCGGTCATCGGCGCCCTCGAGCGGGGGGAGATTCGCACCGTGGCGGTGGAGACGCCGGCTCCCTCCCCGGCCTCCCACGAGATCCTCCACGCGAACCCCTACGCGTTCCTCGACGACGCGCCGCTGGAAGAACGACGGGCCCGCGCCGTGCGCGTACGTCGCCTCGCCCCCGAACTGGCGGCTGGCGTGGGCGCGCTGGACGATGCGGCCATCGCCCGGGTTCGCGCCGAGGCCTGGCCTCCGGTGCGCGACCCGGAGGAACTGCACGACCTCTTGCTCACGGTGGGGCTGCTCCCGGTCGACGACGCGCCCGCGTGGACGCCGTTCGCGCAGGCGCTGGCCGCAGCCGGTCGCGCCACCCTCGTCACCTGGGACGACGCGCGCGGCCGCGCACACCGCGCCTGGGTGGCCACGGAACGCCTGGCGCTGGTCCGCACGGTGTATCCCGACGCGACGTGCGCCCCCGAGGTCAGCGGGGCGGCTTGCGGCGCGCCGGCGCCCGACAGCCCCGAGGCGGCCCTGATGGCGCTCGTGCACGGGTGGCTGCAGGTGATCGGCCCCACAACGGCGGCGGCGCTGGCCGACAGACTCGGCCTGCCCGTCCGCGGCGTCGAGCAGGCCCTCCTGGGGCTGGAGGCCCAGGGGGTGGCGCTGCGCGGTCGGTTCACCTCCGACGTGGAGGAGCTCGAGTGGTGCGAGCGCCGGCTGCTGGCGCGCATCCACCGGCTCACGCTGGGCCGGCTGCGCGCCGAGATCGACCCGGTACCCGCCGCGGAGTTCATGCGGTTCCTCTTCCGGTGGCAGCACGCGCACCCGGGCACCCAGCTGCACGGCCGGGACGGGCTGCTGGCGGTGATCGGGCAGCTGCAGGGCCTGGAGCTGCCCGCGCCAGCGTGGGAGGCCACGGTGCTGCCGTTGCGCGTGCGCGCCTACGACCCGGCCGACCTCGACGCGCTCTGCCTGGCCGGCACCGTGACGTGGGGACGGCTGTCCGGAGGCGCGGAGAGCCCGCCTGCGGACGCGCACGCCGCGCCGCGCCGTGGTCGGCCGCCCCGACCCCTGCGTACGGCGCCGCTGTCGTTCGTGCTGCGCGACGACCTGCCGGCGCTGCTGGACCCGCACAGGAGCGCCCGCACGCAGGTCAAGCTGTCGCCGGCGGCGCGGGAGGTGGTGGCCCACCTTGCGGCGCACGGCGCGTCGTTCTTCCCCGAGATCGTCCGGGCGGTCCGGCGCTCGCCGACCGAGGTCGAGGACGCCCTGTGGGAGCTCGTGAGGCGCGGGTGGGTGAGCGGCGACGGCATGGCAGGCTTGCGCCGTCTGCTGCGGGGACCGTCGCCCCATCGGCGCCGCCCGACGTATGCCGCGGGCAGCGGATCGGGCTGGAGCCGGGCGGGCGGGCATCCCGAGGGGTCGCTCGCCGGACCTGCAGCAGACCGCTCGTGGACCGGGTGGAGCCTGCGGATGCACGCCCGCTCCTTGCCCACCGGCCGCTGGGCGCTGTGGCCTGCCGGCGACGAGCGCACGCCCGCAGGAGAGCGCGCCGAAGCCTGGGCGCGTCAGCTACTCCGGCGCTGGGGCATCGTGCTGCGGGAAGTGCTGACCCGTGAGCACGCCGCGCCGCCCTGGCGTGTCCTCCTGGAGGTCTACCGGCGCTGGGAGGCTCAAGGGCTCGTCCGTGGCGGGCGGTTCGTCGCCGGGTTCGTCGGCGAGCAGTTCGCGCTGCCCGAAGCGGTCGAGGCGCTGCGCGTCGTGCGGCGGACGCCGGCAGCCGGCGAGGTGGCCGTGGTCGCCGCGGCCGACCCGCTCAACCTGGTGGGCGTCCTGCTGCCGGGCGCTCGCGTGGCGCCCACCGCCGACCTGGCCATCGCGTTTCGCGATGGGGCACCGCTGGATGCCGGGCCACCGGGCGCGGTGCTGCGCCGGCTGCAGCCGTCCCTCCCCCCGCCGCCATCGGCACGCACGCAAGGATAG